CGGTAGCGCAGGCTGTCGCGCCCCGCGCGCACCGCGACCTCCGACGGTCGCGCGGGCAGCGAGTCGGCGACGGAGCGGCGCTGGTAGCGGCCGCCGTTCAGCGCGTCCACCGTCGCGCGGCGCGGTGCGCCGTCCACCGTGATCGCGGCCGGCGCGGCGCCCGAGCGCACGCGCACCATCGGGCTCACGGACTCCAGCGCCACGCGCGGCGCGGCGTAGCCCGTCGTGGGCGAGCGCCAACGCGACGGATCGCCCGCCGCCTCGATCGCGTCGAGCGCGAACGGCAGGTTGTCCTCGAACAGCGTGCGGAGCTTCGCCTCGTCGTCCGGGAACTCGAAGCCGTAGAACGTCGCGCCCTCGAAGCCGCTCGAGATCTCGGGCGTGAAGCTGACGGTCCCGAAGCGCTCCGACGCGAAGTCGGTGTACTCGCCGTTCGTCGGATAGAGCTGCCACGACGGCTCCGGACGCTGGTAGCCGTACGGTGCGCCGGGGAGCCGGTCGCGCACCGCCGGCCGCTCGTCGGTGCCGGCGAGCGCGCGGTAGATGCTCAGGTCCCCCGGCAGCAGTCCGTAGCGCCATCCTTCCGGATAGAGCAGCAGCCCCGCGAAGGTGTGGTAGCTCACCGAGACCACTGGCGGATGCAGCACGTGGAAGCGCTCGATCGCCTGCGTCTCCAGCTCTGACGCGGCCGACCCGCCGCGGAAGACCTCGCTGCGCGGATCGGGCGAGGAGCCGAGGTCGTCGACGCCCCAGCGCACCGAGTGGTTGCGGTTGAGGTCCACGCCGACGACCGGCTTCCCCTCGAACGTGCCCTGCTGCCGGCGGTTCTTCCGCCACAGCCGGTCGTTCGTGAAGGTGTACTCGTAGCCGTCCGGGTTCGCGACGGGCACGATCCACACGTCGCGCCGCGCCACCAGCGAGTCGAGACGCGCGCTCGGCGCCGGCGGCGACACGAGGTGGCGCAGCAGGCGCAGCGTCATCTCGGTCGCGGCCCACTCGCGCGCGTGGTACGTCGCGAGGAAGATCACGTTGGGGCGGCGCGTGTCGTCGCCCGCCGGGCCGACCTTCGCCGCGAGGATGGGACGCCCTTCCAGCGTGCGGCCGAGCGTGTCGACGTGCACACGCGTCGGGTGCGCGCGCGCGAGCGAGTCGAGGTACGCGCGCACGCCGCGGCGCGGGTCGTCGTAGCTGCGGTAGACCGTCGTCTGCGCCGCGTCGGCCGCGGTGCGCGGGCGCGGCGCGCGCATCTCCGTCGTCGTCGCGCCCAGGCGCTCCAGCCGCGCGCGCTCGGTGGAGTCGACCACCACCAGCCGCTCGCCGCCGCGCCCCGGCACGACGTCGAAGCCGAGCCGCGCCAGCGCGCGCACGTCCAGCGAGTCGGCGCCGCTCACGCGCACGACCACGTGCACGTCCTGCGCGCGTGCCGCCGGCGCGGCCGAGAGCGCGGCCGCGAGCAGCAGCGCCGGTGCCCCGCCGCGCCGCAGCACGCGGCGCCACAGGCGCCCCGCTCCGCCGCGCGGATCCGCGAGCGCGGGCAGCGCCTCGATCCACGCGCGGTCGGCGCGCGCGAACGCCTCGCCGAGCGCCGCCGACCATTCGCGCCAGCGCAGCAGGCGCACGTCGTCGGCGGCGTCGCGCAGCGCGGCCGCGCGGTCCGCCAGCTCGCGCAGCGCGGCCGCGACCGGCTCGACCAGATCGTGCAGCTCCGCCTCCAGCGCGCGCCGCTCCGGCGGGAGCTGCGGGAACCGCTCGGCCGCCAGCGTGGAGAGCGCGGCGTGCAGCGCGGCGGCCATCGCGTCGCCGTCCGCGTGCGCGGCGGCGCGCCACGGTTCGGCGCCGCCGCGCGCCACCTCGTCGCGCGCGGCGCGCAGCGGGTCCACCAGCGCGGCGAAGAAGCGGTCGTGATCGGAGCCCGGGCTGCCGCGACGGCTGCCGTAGGCGCGCAGCGCGCGCGTGACCTCGGGCAGCGCGTAGGCGCGCGCGCGCAGCGTGGCGCCGAGCGCGCGGAACGCATCGGCACCGTCGGCTTCGGGCGTCAGCTCCAGCGCGTCGCCGCCCGCGACGAAGCACGCGATCTCGCGGTCGTCGACCCGCAGCCCGTCCAGCTGGCCGATGCGCAGCGCGAGCAGCATCGGGCGCCCCTCCGGAAGGGCGACCTCCAGCTGGTCGCCCTCGAGCCGCGCGCGACCGCGCTCGTCCCACTCCGCGCCGCGCAGCAGGCCGCGCACGCGCACCGGCACGGGCGCGGCCGGCTCAGTCATCCGCCAGCTCGTGCGTGCTGAGCGCCGCCGTCTGTCCCGTGCGCCGCTCGAACGCGGCGACGAAGTCGGCGAGGCGCGCGGCCGTGAACGCGGCGCGCGGCAGCCCGGTGGCGACGATCGCCGCCTCCACCGCGGCCGGCGTCCCCTCGACCTCCATCAGCACGTCGAGCCGCGGGTAGCGCTCGAAGCGCAGCGTCGCGTCGCCGAGCGCGTACTGCGCGATCTCGCGCTCCACCTCGCGCGTGACGACGAAGCCGGCCGACGACAGCATGATCTCGAGCACCGCCGCGTCCTCGACGCCCGTCGAGCGCTCCAGCCGCTTCTTGTAGCCGCCCTCGACGCGCGTGGGGCCCTTCCAGTCGAGCGTGTGGCGCGCCGCGCCGCCGACGTGTGCCGCCGGGATGCTGGTGCGCACGCGCACGACCTCGTCGCGGTCGGCGAGCGGGCGGTGCGGCAGGTCCCAGCGCCGATCGATCAGCGCGCCCTCGAAGACGAGGCGCGCGCCCGCCGCCTCGAGACGCGCGCGGCACGCCTCGGGGTCGGGCACCATCGCCTTGAGCTCCGTCTCGTCGATCATGCGTTCACCATGCGCGGGCCTGCGTCAGTCGACCAGCGCGGCGATGACGGCCGCGGTGTCGGTGAGGTCGGCGAAGGTGACCGTGGGCGCGTGCTCCGCCAGCTCGTCCACCGAGTAGCGGCCGGTCGCCACCGCGAGCGTGCGCGCGCCCACGGAGCGCGCACACGCGATGTCGGCCGGCGTGTCGCCGACGACGACGATCGCGTCGCCCTCGAAGTCGCGCCCCACGACCTCGCGGGCACGGCGCTGCGCGACGCGCGGCAGCTCGGGGCGGTGCTCGTGGTCGGAGCCGAACGCGTTGACGCGGAAGCGCGCGACGTCGAGCCCCGCGCAGCGCAGCTTGATCGTCGCGCCGTCGGCGACGTTGCCGGTGAGGAGGCCCAGCACGACGTCGTCGCGCGGCTCCAGCGCATCGAGCAGCGCCTCCACGCCCGGCAGCGCCTGGAAGTTGCGCGCGCCGCCGGACACCTCGCGGCGCAGCCGCTCCAGGTAGCCGTCGATCGCCTGCGGCAGCCGCGCGTCGATGGACGCGTCGTCGTGGCCGGCGAGTCGCATCAGCTCGCGCGCGATCTGCGGATCGGTCTTGCCGTCGTAGTGCACGCTCGGGTCGGGCGTCGTGCCGAAGACGTGCACCAGCGCCCCCTCGAACGCGCGGCGCGCCGAGCCGTCGCCGCGCAGGAGCGTGCCGTCGATGTCGAAGAGGACCAGCTTCATTTGCGCGAGACGAGGAGGCCCGTGGTGATGGCCGCCGCGCCGCCGAGCTGCCACGCGGTGGGCACCTCGTGCAGCGAGACGAAGGCCACCGCCATCGCGATCAGCGGCTGCAGGTTGCTGTACATCGCGGTGCGCACGGGACCGAGCACGCGCACGCCGCGATAGTAGAAGAGGTAGGCGACGACCATCGCCGCGAGCCCCGCGTACGCCACCGACGCCCAGCCGGCCGTCGGCACGGTGCGCGTGTCGAGCGCGAGCAGCGACGGCGCGCCGAGGCCCACGAGCACGCCCACGCCGCCCAGCAGCGTGAACGCCGACAGGTGGATGGGGTGCACGCGCAGCGTGAAGGGCTTGAGCAGCACGGCGTAGAACGCCCACGACATCGAGCCCGCGAGCAGGATCAGCGCGCCGACGAGCGGCGCCTCGGCACTGGACGACGGCTGCACCGCGCTGCCGAGCACCACGCCCGCCATGCCGAGCAGCTGCAGCGCGATCCCGGTCCACTGCCGCCGCGACGGATGGTCGGTGCCGAGCACACGTCCCACGAGGCCGATGAGCGCGGGGCTGGACGCGAGCACGAGCGCCGCGGTCGCGACCGTCGAGCGCGCGACGCCCTGGATGAAGCAGAACTGGTAGACGCCGTGGCCCAGCAGCCCGAGGAGCGCGAGGCGGACCGCGTCGCGGCGCGACGGGCGCTGCGCGCGCAGGGCGAAGGCGACGCCGCACAGCACGACGGTCGCGAGCAGCACGCGCAGCGCGTTGAACGCGAGCGGCGGCATCACGCGCGTGCCGTACTTCACGACGCTGAAGTTGACGCCCCAGATGAGCGCCATCGCCAGCAGCATCAGGTCGGTGAGCCAGGCGCCCGACCGCGGAGCCGCCTCCGTGCGATCGGGCGCCAGTGCCTCGTGGACGTGGGACGCCATCCGCCCAATCTATTAGCTTGGCCCCATGTACGTCGCCTTCGCCCTGCTGGCCGACGCGGCCAACGTCGCCGTGGACGGGAAGCTCAACATCCTCGGCGTCTTCGACGCCCTGCACGCGGCCAGCTTCCCGGCCGTGCACCCACGCGTCAACCTGGTCGCGCGGTTCAAGGGCCAGGCGAGCGACGTCGGCACCCACCGGCTCGGCCTCCAGGTCACGGGCCCGGGCGGCGCGACGCTGCTCGGCCACGAGGCGCAGCTGAACATCCAGGCGCTGCCGGCCGGCGTCACCGACGTCGACATCCCGCTGGTGCAGACCTTCGACCTGCCGCTCGAGCGGCCCGGCCCGCACACGGTCCTGCTGCTGCTGGACGGCCGCGTGGTGGCGCAGCTGCCGCTGGCCGTGCAGGGCACGGGCGCCGCGCCGGTCCCGGCGTTCCAGCCGCCGCCGGGCACCCTCCTCAGCTGAGGGGCCGGCCCGACCGCGTCAGACGCGTCAGACGACGCGGCGCGCGTGCAGGAAGTTGGCGCGCAGCCGCTCGACGTACGGGTCGTCGTCGTCCACGAGGTCCTCGACGCTCCAGCCACCGCGGCCGAGGGCGAGGTGCGCCATGCGCAGCTCGTCGATCGCGAGGCCCACGTGCGTCACGCGGCGGTCCTCGCGGTCGCTGAAGAAGAGCAGGTCGCCCGCGGCCAGGCCGTCCAGCCGGTCGCGATGCTCGCCGACCAGCGCCTGCTGCCAGGCGTCGCGCGGCAGCTCGATGCCGTGGAGCCCGCACACGGCCTGCACGAACCCCGAGCAGTCGGCGCCCCAGGGCGTGAGCCCGCCCCACTGGTACGCGGTGCCCTCGAAGCGCCACGCGCTCTCCGCGATCGCGCCGCCGTCGCGCGGGAAGCGCGCCGCGCGCTCGGCGAACGGCACGGTCTCGCCGTCCAGCCGCGTCTGCGCGCCGAACACCACGGCGCCGAACGGCAGCCGCAGCGTGCGCTCGCCCGCACGGACGGTGCAGCCGAGCGACAGCGCGGGTGCGGCGTCGCCGATGACCGCGTCGTCCTCGCCCGCGTCCCGGCGCTGCGCGAAGGTGCGCTCCTCGTACGGGCGGAACGCGGGCGCGTCCTCGGGGACGCCCTCGGCGTCGTCGATCACCAGATAGCCGAGGTGCGCCCACCCCTCGTAGCCGTCGTGCAGCGTGCGCACGCGCCGCCAGTCGCCGGCCTCGCCGAGGACGAGCAGCGCGTGGCCGAACAGCGCCTGCGAGACCTGGCCGCTGGCGATGCGGGGCTCGGCGTGGAGCGGCGCGACGGGCGCGCGGACGATGGCGATGGCGGGCATTCCGTTTGGCTCCGTGGGGGCGAGCCAAAAATCTAAACGCTACGTGCCGCGAGTTGGGCTCTTCAGGTGTCGTCCCGAGTGCAGCGAGGGACCCGCTCTGCCAGGCGAGTGGCAAGTCGATGCGCGCCGGACCCGAACTGAGAGCAGACAGGATGACAGGATGACGAAGATCTTCCGCAACGGCACACGGAATGACGTGCCACGCGGAGTCTCCTGCTCATCCTGTCATCGTGTCGAAGCCGTTCGCCGTTCCAGATCCGGTGCGCCGACGCGCACCACTCGGCGGGGAGAGTAGGTCCCTCGTGATGCTCGGGACGACAAGAAAGCGCGCCGAGAGGTCGCAGCTCGCAGCGTCAGCCCGCCAGTCCCGGGATCCCGTCCCTTCCCACCGCGAACCGCACCGCGAGCTCCAGCGCGAGCTCCAGCGCCGCGGCCGCGCGCGTCTCGAGGCCGAGCACCTCGGCGGCGGTGGCGGGCGCGGCCTCGGCGGCAGCGGGGCCGATCGCGAACACGATGTCGCCGTCGAACGTCGTGCCGCACGGCGTGACGCGGCGCTGCAGCCCCGCGACCGCGGCGCGCGCGAGCTGCTGCAGCGCGACGCGGTCCAGCGCGCGCCGCGTGGCGACCACGCAGAGCGTCGTGTTGGTCATCGGCGGCGCGCTCACGTCGGCGAAGCGCGCGCTGGCGGACGCGCCCGCGGCCAGCACGCGCGCGGCATCCACGAACGCGCCGTCCGGGCCGCGCGCGCCGGCGAGCACCGCGCCCGCCGCATCGCGCACGTCGCCGAACGCGTTCACCACCGCGAGCGCGGCGCACGCGTCGTCGCCGGCGCCCAGCAGCGCGGCGCCGAAGCCCCCCTTCATCGCCCCACCGGCGCCCAGCAGCTTGCCGACCGTCGTGCCGGTGCCGGCGCCGACGCTTCCCTGCTCCGTCACCAGCGACGCCGCGCGCTCGCACGCGTCGTACGCCATCGCGGGCGTCGGCCGCGCGTCGAAGCGGCCGCACGGCGCGAGGTCGAACACGACCGCCGCGGGCACGATCGGCACGACGCCCGCGCCGACGTCGAAGCCGCGGCCGCGCTCCTCCATCCAGCGCATCACGCCGGCCGCGGCATCCAGGCCGTACGCGGATCCGCCCGTTAGCAGCAGCGCGTCCACGCGCTCGACCAGATGCTCGGGCGCCAGCACGGCCAGCTCGCGCGAGCCGGTCGCGCGCCCGACCACCGCCGCCGCGGCGCGGAACGGCCCGTCGATCCCGCGCACCACCGTGCATCCGGTACCACCGACGACGTCGCTCGCGTGGCCGACCGCGAGCCCGAACGCCGCCAGGTCCACCGGTGGCGGTGCGGCCGTCACCCGATCGACCCCTGCGACGCCGCCGACTCGGCGCCCACCACGAACGCGTCGTCCGGCGGCTCGACGCACGGCAGCTCCACGGTGAACGCCGCGCCGCCGCCCGGCGCGACGTCCACGCTCAGCCGCCCGCCGTGCTCGCGCACGATGCCCGACGACACCGCGAGCCCGAGCCCCGTCCCTTCCCCCACCGGCTTCGTCGTGAAGAACGGCTCGAAGATGCGCTGGCGGTCCTCGGGCGTGAGGCCCGGCCCGCTGTCCGCGACGACGACGAACAGCCGCTGCTCGTCGCGGCGCGTGCGCACCGTCAGGCGCCGCTCGCCCGCGTGCCGCACCAGCGCATGCTCCGCGTTCGTGATCAGGTTCAGGAAGACCTGCTGCAGCTGCGGGCCGTCCGCGAGCGTCGCGGGCAGCTCGTAGTCCAGCTCCAGCACGATGTCCACCTGCTGCGCACGCAGCGCGTAGCGGCGCAGGTCGAGCGCGTCGAGCACCACGCGGTTGAGGTCCGTGGCCGCGCGCTGTGGCGGGTGCTGGCGCGCGAACGCCAGCAGCTTCCCGACGATGCGCGCCGCGCGCCGCGCCTCGCGGTGGATCGTGTCGGTCAGCTCGCGCAGCTCGCGCGCCTCCGGCCCCGACGCCGCGTCGAGCGCCGGCTCGGCCAGCAGCAGCTCGCTGAACGCCAGCACGCCCGCGAGCGGGTTGTTCAGCTCGTGCGCGACGCCGCTCACCAGCTGTCCCATCGCCGCCAGCTTCTCGCGCTGCAGCAGCTGCTCCGCCAGACGGCGCTCGCCCGTCACGTCGCGCACGACGCCCAGCGCGCCGTCCACCACGCCGTGCTCCACCACCGGCGACGTGATCACCGACGCGACACGCGCACGGCCCTGCCGGTCGCGGTAGCGCAGCTCGCGGCGCACGCGCTCGCCGCGCAGCGTCGCCTCGACGATCGCCACCACCGCCTCGCGGTCGCGCGGATCGGCGACGGCGCTGCAGTGCTGGCCGATGAGCGTCGCTCGCGGATGGCCCGTGGCCAGCTCCATCGCGCGGTTGACGCTCGTGAGGCGGCCGAGCGAGTCGATGGTGAAGATCGCGTCGGACGCCGACTCGACCAGGCGCGAGTAGCGCGCCTCGCTCGCGAGCACGTCCTCCTGCGCGCGGCGCTCCTCGGTGACGTCGCGCAGCGAGGCCACGACGCCGCTCGTCGCGCCGACCTCGCGCAGCGGCGCGTTGGACACCTGCACCACGCGCTCCGCACCGTCGGGGCGCACGACGACCACCTCGTAGCGCTGCGGCTGCCCCTCGCGGCCGAGCGCGGAGCGCTGCACGACCTCCTCGGCGTCGTCGGCGCGCACGAGCTCCGACGCGTGCGCGCCGAGCAGCGCCTCCCCGCGCCCGAACAGCGCGAGCGCCGCCGGATTGGCGAAGGTGATGCGCCCGTCGCGGTCGCTGATCACGATCGCGTCGCCCGTCGTCTCGACGACGCTGCGGTAGCGCTCCGCGAGCGCCAGCTGCCCCGTCACGTCGTCGAACGTCACCACCGCGCCGCCGCCCGGATGCGGCGCCGCCACGAGGTCGAACACGCGGCCCGGCACGTCGGGCGTCAGCGGCCCGCGCTCGCCAGCGGCGCCGTCGGCCGCGCGCAGCAATGCGCGCGCGGGTGCGCCCTGCCGGAGCGCGGCGCGCACGAGCGCGGAGGCGCTCGGCGCCGTCCCGTCGGCGGGCAACTCCTCGTCGTCCTCGCCGTCGCGCACCACCGGCGCGACCATCGCGTGGCCCAGGCGCCCCGTCTCGTCGCGCCCCGCGAGGCGCGCATCCAGCGACGCGCCGTACAGCGCCCACGGCGACGCCGCGCCCAGGAGCTCCGCCGCGCGCGCGTTGCAGCGCACGATGCGGCCGTCCTCGTCGAGCACCGCCATGCCGGCCGCAATCGCGTCGAACGACACCTGCCACTCGCGTGTCGACGCTTCGGCCTCCTCGAACAGGCGCGCGTTCACGATCGCGACCGCCACCTGCTCCGCCAGCCGCTCCAGCACGCGCGCGTCCTCGGCGCCGAAGTCGGCGGCGCGGTTCACGACCGCGATCGCGCCGATCACGCCGTGCGCGGTGCGCAGCGGCACGACGACCGTCTTCTGGATCGGCGCCACGCTCTCCAGCGCCGCCACCGACTGCGCGTGGCGCGAGACCTCGTTCAGCACCAGCGGCGCGCCCTCCTCCATCGCGCGGCCGAGCAGGCTCCCCTCGATGGGCAGGTGCACGCCCGCGAGCAGCTCCACGCAGCCGACGCCGGCGACGACGTGGAGCCAGCCGTCACGCTTGAGCGCGATGCACGCGCCCTCGGTGTGCAGCAGGCCCACCGTGTGGCGCAGCACGAGGCGCAGCACCTCGCCCAGGCGCAGCGACGCGCCCACCGCGCGCGCCACCGCCACCAGCGCCTCGCTCTGGCGGCGCTCCGCCTCGCTCTCGGCAAAGAGGCGCGCGTTGGCGATCGCGGTGCCCGCCTGCGCGGCCAGCGTGCGCAGCAGCTCCTCGTGCTCCGGGCCGAACGCGCGCGGCGCGGCCGCGTGCACCGCGAGCACGCCGACGAGCTGCGTGCCCACGCGCATCGGCACCGCGAGCACGCTGCGCGCGGGCCCGCCGTCGCCCACCAGGTCGTCCGCCGCGGCGAGCGGAGAGCGCGCGGCGTCGTAGTCGTCCACGCGCACCGTCACGCCGGTGCGCGCGACCTCGCCGATGGGGCCCGCGCCCAGCGGCTGGTCGGCGCGTGGGCGCTGGATCCCCTGGATCTGCCGGATCGCGGTGCGCACGATCCCGCGCTCGAGGTCCGGATGCGCGACCACCAGCCCGTCGTGGGGCACGAGGCGCGCGACCTGGCGCGCCAGCTCGCGCACGACCTCCTGCGCGTCGAGCGACCGCGTGAGCGCGCCGCCGGCGTCATAGAGTCGCTGCAGCCGCTCCGCCCGCTGCGCCGCGAGCGCCGCGAGGTCGGTCCGCACGCACTCGTGCGCGAGGTGACTCGCGAGCAGCGCGATCCCCTGCACCACCGGCTCGGCCGGCGGCGCGCCGGTGGCACCCTCCAGCAGCACGGTCGCGTGACAGACGCCGTCGGCGCCGCGCGCGGCCAGCACGTAGACGCCCGCCGCCGCAGCGCCGCCGAAGGCCGCGCCGAACTCGTCGCGCGCCCACGGATCGCGCAGGTCGAGCCAGTAGCCCGCGCCCAGACCCACCTGCGCGCGCCGGCGCTCCAGCAGCCGCAGCCAGCGGCGCCACACGCGGCCGGCCACCAGCGTCTCGGGCAGCGCGCGCACCGCTGCCTCGTCCTCGAAGCCCTCGGCCACCAGGAGCGTGCGCTCCATCGCGCCGTCGCGCACCTCGAGCACCGCGCGCCCGAAGCCGAGCGCGCGCATGCCCGCCAGCAGCGCGCGCAGGCGCGCGTCCGGACCGTCGGCCGCGGCCGCGGCGCCCGTCGCGTCGGCGACGACGCGCAGCACGGTACCAGCGTCGATGCCGGCGTCGGCGATCTCGGGATGGGTCATCGGCGGGCGCGTGGCAACCCGCGCGGGGAGCGCGGCCGCGACACGGAACGGCTAGGAGGCGGGAACGAGCAGGGTGGCGGCGAGCGGTTCGACGCGCGCGACGAGGGGCGTGCGGCCGAGCAGCTCGCCGTCCGCCTGGGCCGCGCGCTGGGGCACGGTCTCGATGCGGAACTCGCGTGCTGCACGGTAGACGACGCAGCGGTCGTCGCGAAAGTCCTTGCGCAGCAGCCGCCAGGAGACGCGCACGGCGTCGCCGACCGACTCGGGCGAGAACAGGCACAGGTCGAGACGCCCGTCGTCCGCCCGGATACCCGGCCCGAAGTGGAAGAGGTCCCCCAGCACCGCACCGAAGTTGACGATCATCACCGCCGCCGCGTCCCGCCGCAGCTCCTCGACGCCGTCGATCACGATGCGGACCGTGAACCGGTCGCGGGCGATCAGGGCGCGCGCGGCGGTCAGCGCGTAGGCGAGAACGCCCAGGCGGCGCTTCCAGCGGGCGGGCGTCTCCTCGATCATCCGCGCGTCGATGCCCACCCCCGCCGCGAAGGCGAAGCGGCGCGGCGCCTGCCCCTCGGCCTCGACGACCCCGAGGTCGATGCGCGCGACGTCGCCGTGCAGCAGCGACGCGACCGCGTCCCGCACGCCGAGCGGCACGCCGAGCGTGCGCGCCATGAGGTTGCCGGTGCCGCCGGGGAGGATGCCGACCGGCGTGTCCCCGTGCGCGAGCGCGCCGACGACCTCCATCGCCGTCCCGTCGCCGCCGAGCGTGAACACCGCGTCCACGGCCTCGCGCGCGACCGCCAGCTCCGCCGCGTGGCCGGCGCGGGCGGTGCGCGCGACGGTGCACGCGACGCCGGCCCGCACGAACGCCTCGCAGGCGTCGGCCTCGCGCGCGGCGGCCTGGCGGGCGGCGGGGTTGACGATGAGCAGGACGGAACGAATCAGGCTCCGCTCGGCGCGCGGCGCTCCGCGCTCGGCGCTCACTTCGTCCCGGCGGCGACGCGAGCGCTGAGCGCGGAGCGCCGAGCGACGCGGAGGCGATCGGTCAAAAGCTCCACCGCCGGAAGATGTCGATGCCGCCCTGCGTCGGCGTCTGCTGGTACGAGCGCGTGGACGTCCCGCGCTGGCAGGCCTGCTGCACCGAGCCCGGCTCGAGGCCCAGCTCCACGCTCAGCGTCGGCGTCAGGCGGCGCTCGATCTTGAATCCGAGGCCGTTGGCGAACAGCGCGAGCGAGTTCGCCTCGGTGGGCGAGTTGAGGCCGCAGAGGCCCGTCGTGAACGTGTAGAACGTGCGGCGTCCGAGCTGCCCGCCGAAGCCGAGGCGCGTGCGCGAGAGGATGCTGCTGCTGCTGCCGAGGAAGCCCGTCGCGTCGCCCGCCGCGCCACCGGTCTGCACCTGCACGACGTCGAACGGCCCACCCTGCGTCAGCGCGCCCGAGAGCAGGCTCCCCGCCAGGCGCAGCGCGAGCGCGGCGCCCTGCTCGCTCCCCTGCGTCGTGCCGAGCACCGCGGACGCGGGCTCGCCGGTGACGAGGTAGCTGATCAGGTCCGTGTCGGGGATCGGCGGGTTGTCGGCGCTGGAGAGGCGCAGCGTCGGCTGGTTCAGCGTGCCGCCGATGTTGACCTGCACGCGCACGTCGGGACGGTTGGTCCCGCTGCGCACCTGCCGCACCACGTGCACCGCGCGCACGTCGAGCGTCGGGTTGAGGTCGGGCGTGCCGAAGAAGCGCAGCGTGCCCGGCTCGACCTCGAAGATGGGCTGCGCGAAGCCGAGGTTCAGGCGGTACGTGCCGCGCGTGACGCCGAGCGCGCCGAGGAGCGCGAGCTGCGCCTGGTCGCGGCCCGCGCCGGCGAAGCTGCCGCCGCGCGCGACCGCGCGCGTCACCGCCAGCGACCCA
This sequence is a window from Roseisolibacter agri. Protein-coding genes within it:
- a CDS encoding class IV adenylate cyclase, producing MIDETELKAMVPDPEACRARLEAAGARLVFEGALIDRRWDLPHRPLADRDEVVRVRTSIPAAHVGGAARHTLDWKGPTRVEGGYKKRLERSTGVEDAAVLEIMLSSAGFVVTREVEREIAQYALGDATLRFERYPRLDVLMEVEGTPAAVEAAIVATGLPRAAFTAARLADFVAAFERRTGQTAALSTHELADD
- a CDS encoding C40 family peptidase, with the protein product MPAIAIVRAPVAPLHAEPRIASGQVSQALFGHALLVLGEAGDWRRVRTLHDGYEGWAHLGYLVIDDAEGVPEDAPAFRPYEERTFAQRRDAGEDDAVIGDAAPALSLGCTVRAGERTLRLPFGAVVFGAQTRLDGETVPFAERAARFPRDGGAIAESAWRFEGTAYQWGGLTPWGADCSGFVQAVCGLHGIELPRDAWQQALVGEHRDRLDGLAAGDLLFFSDREDRRVTHVGLAIDELRMAHLALGRGGWSVEDLVDDDDPYVERLRANFLHARRVV
- a CDS encoding P1 family peptidase; protein product: MTAAPPPVDLAAFGLAVGHASDVVGGTGCTVVRGIDGPFRAAAAVVGRATGSRELAVLAPEHLVERVDALLLTGGSAYGLDAAAGVMRWMEERGRGFDVGAGVVPIVPAAVVFDLAPCGRFDARPTPAMAYDACERAASLVTEQGSVGAGTGTTVGKLLGAGGAMKGGFGAALLGAGDDACAALAVVNAFGDVRDAAGAVLAGARGPDGAFVDAARVLAAGASASARFADVSAPPMTNTTLCVVATRRALDRVALQQLARAAVAGLQRRVTPCGTTFDGDIVFAIGPAAAEAAPATAAEVLGLETRAAAALELALELAVRFAVGRDGIPGLAG
- a CDS encoding DMT family transporter, encoding MASHVHEALAPDRTEAAPRSGAWLTDLMLLAMALIWGVNFSVVKYGTRVMPPLAFNALRVLLATVVLCGVAFALRAQRPSRRDAVRLALLGLLGHGVYQFCFIQGVARSTVATAALVLASSPALIGLVGRVLGTDHPSRRQWTGIALQLLGMAGVVLGSAVQPSSSAEAPLVGALILLAGSMSWAFYAVLLKPFTLRVHPIHLSAFTLLGGVGVLVGLGAPSLLALDTRTVPTAGWASVAYAGLAAMVVAYLFYYRGVRVLGPVRTAMYSNLQPLIAMAVAFVSLHEVPTAWQLGGAAAITTGLLVSRK
- a CDS encoding DUF6941 family protein, whose translation is MYVAFALLADAANVAVDGKLNILGVFDALHAASFPAVHPRVNLVARFKGQASDVGTHRLGLQVTGPGGATLLGHEAQLNIQALPAGVTDVDIPLVQTFDLPLERPGPHTVLLLLDGRVVAQLPLAVQGTGAAPVPAFQPPPGTLLS
- a CDS encoding HAD family hydrolase, yielding MKLVLFDIDGTLLRGDGSARRAFEGALVHVFGTTPDPSVHYDGKTDPQIARELMRLAGHDDASIDARLPQAIDGYLERLRREVSGGARNFQALPGVEALLDALEPRDDVVLGLLTGNVADGATIKLRCAGLDVARFRVNAFGSDHEHRPELPRVAQRRAREVVGRDFEGDAIVVVGDTPADIACARSVGARTLAVATGRYSVDELAEHAPTVTFADLTDTAAVIAALVD
- a CDS encoding M14 family metallopeptidase is translated as MTEPAAPVPVRVRGLLRGAEWDERGRARLEGDQLEVALPEGRPMLLALRIGQLDGLRVDDREIACFVAGGDALELTPEADGADAFRALGATLRARAYALPEVTRALRAYGSRRGSPGSDHDRFFAALVDPLRAARDEVARGGAEPWRAAAHADGDAMAAALHAALSTLAAERFPQLPPERRALEAELHDLVEPVAAALRELADRAAALRDAADDVRLLRWREWSAALGEAFARADRAWIEALPALADPRGGAGRLWRRVLRRGGAPALLLAAALSAAPAARAQDVHVVVRVSGADSLDVRALARLGFDVVPGRGGERLVVVDSTERARLERLGATTTEMRAPRPRTAADAAQTTVYRSYDDPRRGVRAYLDSLARAHPTRVHVDTLGRTLEGRPILAAKVGPAGDDTRRPNVIFLATYHAREWAATEMTLRLLRHLVSPPAPSARLDSLVARRDVWIVPVANPDGYEYTFTNDRLWRKNRRQQGTFEGKPVVGVDLNRNHSVRWGVDDLGSSPDPRSEVFRGGSAASELETQAIERFHVLHPPVVSVSYHTFAGLLLYPEGWRYGLLPGDLSIYRALAGTDERPAVRDRLPGAPYGYQRPEPSWQLYPTNGEYTDFASERFGTVSFTPEISSGFEGATFYGFEFPDDEAKLRTLFEDNLPFALDAIEAAGDPSRWRSPTTGYAAPRVALESVSPMVRVRSGAAPAAITVDGAPRRATVDALNGGRYQRRSVADSLPARPSEVAVRAGRDSLRYRVLLAGGAEPADSGWTATGFAPTGLPPLAGTRAWRTLGNATLRSPAVRVPDDVDTVTVALWSRHAGDAFGPSRNGTVWLSRDGGRTFPERVLTVAGDAPLFYPESREVGGVRGATLQLELRSSALPWDVDEIALVGHLPRVATDPNAAIAFIASENPVRGDRVRFTWPFVGTAGDVLVYDLTGRLVWRTAADATVDEVTWDVGSQTALANGAYLVLARAGGQTRRQTLYVLRAAQ